The Aethina tumida isolate Nest 87 chromosome 6, icAetTumi1.1, whole genome shotgun sequence genome has a segment encoding these proteins:
- the LOC109598435 gene encoding sorting and assembly machinery component 50 homolog has translation MGTVYAKSEDRSNNNFGDSLESFARNEREPPKSREDIQWEGVKARVDKIHIDGLARTKDDIVEDCIRDLFKATDFQDVLLRAHRARVKLDELGCFKNISVFIDTSKGQNATPDGLEITFNVKELKRLTGGISTQVGNNEGALLVGMKAPNLFGRGERIQVEYSHGSKKTSNFNVGFVKPFRGKHRPVLTTSVFQAHSEWPSSGYKLVERGLLFDFGFHSSSLIKHNIQWEADIRDMNCLSRSTAFEVREQTGLSLKSALKHILSLDLRDDFIFPSSGSLFQVTSEFAGVGGDVGFIKNDLFLQTNVSILEDFVVQGTLTGGIVNATSPDMKIGMSDLFYLGGPLSVRGFQTRGLGPHSDGNAVGSLGFWAAGLHLFAPLPFRPGRGGFGELFRTHLFVNGGNVGEFRLDDSGSLLETLQKNARVSWGLGIALRLGNMARLEVNYCFPLIFSKSDHTQPGVQFGVGVRFL, from the exons ATGGGTACGGTTTACGCCAAG TCGGAAGACAGGAGTAACAATAATTTCGGCGATTCGCTGGAAAGCTTTGCCAGGAACGAAAGGGAACCGCCTAAAAGTCGGGAAGATATACAGTGGGAAGGGGTCAAA GCACGTGTCGACAAAATACACATAGATGGCCTGGCCCGGACCAAAGATGACATAGTCGAGGACTGTATCAGGGACCTATTCAAAGCAACTGATTTTCAGGATGTCCTACTGCGTGCACATAGA GCCAGGGTGAAACTGGATGAGCTGGGCTGCTTCAAAAACATCTCTGTGTTCATAGATACGTCCAAAGGGCAAAACGCCACACCCGACGGTTTGGAGATCACGTTCAACGTAAAAGAATTGAAGAGGTTGACGGGCGGCATTAGCACCCAAGTAGGCAACAATGAAGGTGCCCTGTTGGTCGGAATGAAAGCCCCCAATTTGTTTGGTCGGGGCGAACGGATACAAGTCGAGTATAGTCACGGATCGAAAAAGACGAGCAATTTTAACGTCGGGTTCGTTAAACCCTTCAGAGGCAAGCACAGACCTGT TCTCACAACGTCGGTGTTCCAAGCGCATTCTGAGTGGCCGTCGTCCGGTTATAAGCTAGTCGAGAGGGGGCTGCTGTTTGACTTTGGGTTCCACTCGTCCTCGCTG atCAAGCATAACATCCAATGGGAGGCGGACATTAGAGACATGAACTGTCTGAGCAGATCAACAGCTTTCGAAGTCAGGGAGCAGACAGGACTGAGTCTGAAGTCCGCCTTGAAACACATCCTGTCATTGGACCTAAGGGACGACTTCATTTTCCCGTCGAGCGGGAGCCTATTCCAAGTTACGTCAGAGTTTGCAGGAGTTGGTGGCGACGTcggtttcattaaaaatgactTGTTCCTGCAGACCAATGTGTCAATCCTGGAAGACTTT GTAGTGCAAGGGACTCTCACAGGGGGTATAGTAAACGCCACATCTCCAGACATGAAAATCGGGATGTCCGACTTATTCTACCTTGGTGGCCCGTTGTCGGTACGTGGCTTCCAGACGCGAGGTCTGGGACCTCATAGCGACGGTAACGCGGTTGGAAGCCTCGGCTTCTGGGCCGCAGGCCTCCACCTCTTCGCTCCTTTGCCCTTCAGGCCGGGACGAGGCGGTTTCGGCGAGTTATTCAGGACCCACCTGTTCGTCAACGGCGGCAACGTCGGCGAATTTCGGCTAG ATGACAGCGGCAGTTTGTTGGAGACGTTGCAGAAGAACGCCAGGGTCTCGTGGGGTCTGGGTATTGCACTCAGGCTAGGGAACATGGCCAGGCTGGAGGTGAACTATTGTTTCCCGCTGATTTTCAGTAAGTCGGACCATACGCAGCCCGGCGTCCAGTTCGGCGTCGGCGTCCGCTTCCTGTAG
- the LOC109598439 gene encoding carbohydrate sulfotransferase 11 isoform X1 encodes MKFINLIVVLLQTVTASLDDSQYPWLDQMTREATITTYCDQKSLRHRSLNVSSLDHILVDHNHKFLYCYVPKVACTNWKRVMMVLTGKANVTKLTDIPSEAVHTVNATIKLSNLSSKEAKDCLNTYTNFLMVRHPFERLLSAYRNKFEGPSVYFKLRFGRYIIKNYRTNATDSEVETGRPSFSEFVRYIIKEGLRENEHWTPIYDLCHPCSINYTFVGRYETLGQDSTTILDMIGAPPIVFPATRTHGTSDLVRDYLQQLSITEIGELRKLYQRDFEMFGYNLESLLGYDLA; translated from the exons ATGAagtttataaacttaattgtGGTGCTCCTACAAACAGTAACAG ccTCCTTGGATGATAGTCAATATCCTTGGCTTGACCAGATGACACGCGAAGCAACCATCACAACTTATTGTGACCAAAAGTCACTCAGACATCGTAGTTTGAATGTCTCATCTCTGGACCACATTCTTGTTGATCacaatcataaatttttgtactGTTATGTGCCAAAAGTTGCTTGTACAAATTGGAAAAGGGTCATGATGGTCTTGACTGGCAAGGCTAACGTCACAAAACTAACAGATATTCCATCTGAGGCCGTTCACACAGTGAACGCCaccataaaattatctaatttaagcTCAAAGGAGGCTAAGGATTGCTTGAACACTTACACCAACTTTTTGATGGTCAGGCATCCCTTTGAAAGACTTTTGTCCGCCTATCGGAACAAATTCGAAGGTCCCTCGGTTTATTTTAAG TTACGCTTCGGCCGTTACATAATCAAGAACTATCGTACCAACGCCACGGACTCTGAGGTGGAAACCGGCCGACCGTCCTTCTCCGAATTTGTACGTTATATAATTAAGGAGGGTTTAAGGGAAAACGAGCACTGGACTCCGATCTACGATCTGTGCCATCCGTGCAGCATAAACTACACGTTTGTCGGACGTTACGAGACGTTGGGGCAAGACTCCACCACGATCCTCGACATGATCGGGGCTCCGCCGATCGTCTTTCCGGCCACCAGGACGCACGGCACCTCGGATCTGGTCCGAGACTACTTACAGCAGTTGTCCATAACGGAAATCGGGGAGCTGCGCAAGTTGTACCAGAGGGACTTCGAAATGTTCGGGTACAATTTGGAGAGTCTTTTAGGCTACGATTTGGCCTGA
- the LOC109598444 gene encoding Golgi SNAP receptor complex member 1: MATALSYEDLRKQARHLENEIDLKLVAFSKLGAGIKAPHHSHGDTVPLLSGEDTFDAMSVEIEQLLAKLSQVNERLSEQPVSGAAMLHTLQRHKDILADLSRDFHKTNSQHEHRKDREELLRGNDSFRTDGVNNRRDIYLKENQHIHNSDRLINEQISIAMETREHLTSQRQTLKRLQTRFNDISNRYPVINSLIQRINLRKRRDSIILGLIVSACTILMLIYAFS; encoded by the exons ATGGCAACTGCACTTTCCTACGAag ATCTGCGCAAACAGGCGCGTCATTTGGAGAACGAAATTGACCTGAAACTGGTCGCGTTCAGCAAACTGGGTGCGGGGATAAAGGCCCCACATCACAGCCATGGTGACACAGTACCCCTGTTATCGGGCGAGGACACCTTCGACGCGATGTCCGTGGAAATTGAACAGTTACTGGCTAAA TTGTCTCAGGTGAATGAGAGGCTGTCAGAGCAACCTGTGTCCGGGGCGGCGATGCTGCACACCCTACAAAGGCACAAGGACATATTGGCGGACTTATCCAGGGATTTTCACAAGACCAACTCGCAGCACGAGCACCGCAAAGATCGCGAGGAACTGTTGAGGGGCAACGATAGTTTTCGAACTGACGGCGTCAACAATCGTCGAGATATTTATCTCAAAGAGAACCAACACATACACAA TTCTGATCGGCTAATAAATGAGCAGATATCAATAGCAATGGAGACAAGGGAGCACTTGACTTCACAGAGACAGACTTTGAAGAGATTGCAGACTCGTTTCAACGATATTTCCAATAGATATCCGGTGATCAACAGCCTGATTCAAAGAATAAATCTTAGAAAACGACGTGATTCCATTATACTTGGTTTAATTGTATCAGCTTGTACAATTCTCATGCTTATTTATgcttttagttaa